From a single Apium graveolens cultivar Ventura chromosome 2, ASM990537v1, whole genome shotgun sequence genomic region:
- the LOC141707568 gene encoding calcium uniporter protein 6, mitochondrial-like, with translation MWRSSFGLLKQITVNSKTRLINNPNNYSNCFIVGPNHTNFLPSICTQSISKPKEDNNNNNNESENTTVTSTVIAPEESGDCVITASEARKLMRLVDIEALKMKLGTEGKEVISYKDLLQACQGFGVAKTTEEAAVFARVLDDAGVVLLFRDKVYLHPDKVVDLVRRAMPLALLPDDDPRMDELKKLQERKAELDVMAHKQVRNILWGGLGFSMLQVGLFFRLTFWEFSWDVMEPIAFFTTTTGVVIGYAYFLFTSRDPTYQDLMKRLFLRRQKKLIKKHSFDIARFMELQRQCKSSLDAPPNATHRIVGGVELETRDLFHR, from the exons ATGTGGAGATCTTCGTTTGGTTTGTTAAAACAAATCACTGTTAATTCTAAAACTAGATTAATCAACAATCCTAACAACTACTCTAATTGTTTCATAGTTGGACCTAATCACACTAATTTCTTGCCCTCAATTTGCACTCAATCGATATCCAAACCGAAAgaggataataataataacaacaatgaGAGTGAGAACACGACAGTTACGTCTACGGTAATAGCTCCGGAAGAGAGTGGTGATTGTGTTATAACGGCATCGGAAGCTAGGAAACTGATGAGATTGGTGGATATTGAGGCGTTGAAGATGAAATTAGGGACGGAGGGGAAGGAGGTCATTTCGTATAAGGATTTGCTTCAGGCTTGTCAGGGTTTCGGTGTTGCCAAAACGACTGAGGAGGCGGCTGTGTTTGCTAGGGTTCTGGATGATGCTGGTGTGGTTTTGTTGTTTAGAGATAAGGTTTATTTGCATCCTGATAAG GTTGTGGATTTGGTTAGAAGGGCAATGCCCCTTGCTCTGCTACCTGATGATGATCCCAGGATGGATGAGTTGAAGAAGCTGCAGGAGAGAAAAGCTGAGCTCGACGTAATGGCTCATAAGCAGGTGAGGAACATCCTCTGGGGTGGGCTGGGGTTCTCCATGCTACAGGTTGGACTCTTCTTCCGACTCACATTCTGGGAGTTCTCATGGGACGTAATGGAGCCAATTGCATTTTTCACTACAACAACTGGCGTGGTTATAGGTTATGCCTACTTCTTGTTCACTTCAAGGGACCCAACATACCAAGATCTGATGAAGAGGCTGTTTCTGAGGAGGCAGAAGAAGCTGATCAAGAAGCATAGTTTTGACATTGCCAGGTTTATGGAGTTACAAAGACAATGCAAGTCATCACTAGATGCCCCTCCTAATGCAACACATCGGATAGTAGGAGGGGTGGAATTGGAGACGCGAGATCTTTTTCATCGCTAA